One uncultured Carboxylicivirga sp. genomic window, TTTACTTGTTCCAGAGCAATTCCATAAATAGTAGGAAACATCAGTGACATAAATCCAGAAGTAACAATTAAGCACCATAATCCTGTCATTCCACCAATAAATATTACTCCAGAAATTGATATCATTCCTCCCACGCCAAATAAAAACAGCAATCGCTCACTGCGTATATACTTCATTAATAGGGTACTCAAAAAGCGACTAGCGATAAAGATACCCATAGCAATCATATTGTATCTCTGTGCTGTTGCTTTATCAATTCCCAGATTCTCAGCATAATGTATAATGAATGTCCAGCACATAATTTGCACTCCCACATAAAAGATCTGTGCAATTACACCCTCACGATAAACTTTATTTTTCATTAATCGCCTAAATGATTTCATCGGTTGAATTTCGTTCTGATGACCAATCTTAGGCATCTTTGTCACCATAATTACGATAAACATCAGGATGACCACCAAACCCAGAATCACATACGGATTGCGAATTACCATTAAATCATGAGTACGCTGAATAGCTTTGGTTGCTGAATCCAAAGCAGAAAAATCAACATTGTTTTTTTCCGATTGTAAAGAAGATAAGATAACCTCCGATGCTACTGTCATTCCAAGAATGGATCCTAATGGATTAAATGATTGTGCCAGATTCAATCTTCGGGTAGCAGTTGTTTTATCACCCAAAGAAAGAATATACGGATTGGCAGTTGTTTCAAGAAAAGCTAATCCGAACGTGAGAATATACAGTGATAACAGAAAAAAGCCAAAGGCCTCGAACTGAGCTGCAGGCCAAAACAAAAGAGCTCCGATTGCATACAAAGCTAAACCAAGTAATATTGCTTGTTTGTAACTGTATTTTTGCACAAATAAAGCAGCCGGAATTGCCATAGTGGCATATCCACCATAGAAGGCAAATTGAATTAATGCAGATTCTAAATTAGATTTTTCCATTATGGTTCTGAAGGCTGCCACCAATGGATTGGTAATATCATTGGCAAAGCCCCATAAAGCAAATAATGTTGTGATTATTATAAAAGTAAGCAGGTATTTTTTTTCAACTACCTTGGCTTTTGATGCATTCATATATGGATTTTTTAAGGGATTTAAGGGATTCTAGAACATTAGACTTATATAATTTAGACAATTAGACTATAAAAATTCCATATTAACTTACAGGAGTAACTCCTTTTTTCAGAATTATATTACCATATTTAGCTGTTTCACCTGTCATTAATACAGCAAAAGCTGATTTTGTCCGCTCGTAAAATGCAAAACGGCCAATCCGTTCAATGGGCGCAACTTGTGGATTTGTTTCTTTAATCGCCTTTAAATAGGAATCTTCCACCTGAGGATCCAATTCATCACCTTCAACAGCAGCCATCATAATCAAAGGTGACTTAACGTAAGCATCCAGTTCAAATAAAGGAAGGATAGCTTTTAGTAATTCAGCAATTTTTATTCCATCTGCTCTTAACACATTCGAATTAAAAGTCTCTCCTGGGAAATGGGCATCAGCCAGAACAATTTCGTCGCCATGTCCCATTCGGGCGAGTACAGCTAATAAATTAGGGCTAATTAGTGGTGATATTCCTTTCAGCATTTGATTAATCTTTACGTTTACACTTTAAATATTCCATAAATAAACGGTCCCACAAAGAAGATTCGTCATTTTTAGGTAAAAAGATTTCTGAATTACTTTTAATTACATTCAAAGCCTCTTCAGCAGAAAAGTATAATCCTGCTCCTTTAAAAACAAAAAGTGCAGCACCTAAAACGGTGGTTTCTTTTTGATCGACAACATACAAAGGTCGTTGAATTGCGTTAGCTCTTAATTGATTCCACAAAGCATTTCTGGAACCACCTCCCACACAAAGCACACTCTCAGCTGTAAAACCACCAGCCTTCTCAATTGCAACTAATCCTTCGCGCAAACGAAGGGACATACTCTCCAGTAAAGCCCTGTAAATTTCCTCTCGTTTCGTATTAATTGTTAAACCATAAATTATTCCACCACCTTTACCTGTACCATCATCATAAAAAGCTGGCGAAATAGTAAGTCCATGTTGACCAGTTTTGATATCAGAGGCTTCTGAAATCATTGTTTCGTATAAATCCTTTCCTTTTAATTCAGAATAAAAGTTGGAGGAGAACCATTCCAGCACTCCTGATCCCAACCAATTCTGTCCAATATCAAAGAAACCTTTAACAGCATCAGCTTCCATTGTGAGATTCTTATCCAACTCAGATTGTGTAGCTGTGAAATGATCCGTACGAACCATTAATACTTCCCAGGTACCGGAACTTAAAACAGGTTGATTCAACTTAGCACCCGAACCGAAGATGGCAAACTGGGTATCGTGGCCTGTAAAATAAACAGGCGTTCCTTTATGCAAACCTGTTGTCTTACTTCCTCTTTCGTGAATGACTCCTGCTAATTCTCCAGGTTCAGCAATCTCTCCAAATAAACTTTTATCAATTTCCAAACATGATAATATCTCATCCGAAAAGCACCTGTTAGAAAGATCTGTCATCATTGAGGTTCCCATCATG contains:
- the fucK gene encoding L-fuculokinase codes for the protein MERKDIAIVFDCGATNLRVIAMDIYGKILASKSRSNETDADPYWSGGRIWDLNKLWGKLCECSQGVMKQIDPKRIAGVTFTTFGVDGALVDANGDILYPVISWQCDRTKTIMDNIEKYCPLNRLYQLSGTYPYAFNTINKLIWLKENQSELITKSYRFLFMPSLLIQKLTGVMKNDATMMGTSMMTDLSNRCFSDEILSCLEIDKSLFGEIAEPGELAGVIHERGSKTTGLHKGTPVYFTGHDTQFAIFGSGAKLNQPVLSSGTWEVLMVRTDHFTATQSELDKNLTMEADAVKGFFDIGQNWLGSGVLEWFSSNFYSELKGKDLYETMISEASDIKTGQHGLTISPAFYDDGTGKGGGIIYGLTINTKREEIYRALLESMSLRLREGLVAIEKAGGFTAESVLCVGGGSRNALWNQLRANAIQRPLYVVDQKETTVLGAALFVFKGAGLYFSAEEALNVIKSNSEIFLPKNDESSLWDRLFMEYLKCKRKD
- the fucU gene encoding L-fucose mutarotase, translated to MLKGISPLISPNLLAVLARMGHGDEIVLADAHFPGETFNSNVLRADGIKIAELLKAILPLFELDAYVKSPLIMMAAVEGDELDPQVEDSYLKAIKETNPQVAPIERIGRFAFYERTKSAFAVLMTGETAKYGNIILKKGVTPVS
- the fucP gene encoding L-fucose:H+ symporter permease, which gives rise to MNASKAKVVEKKYLLTFIIITTLFALWGFANDITNPLVAAFRTIMEKSNLESALIQFAFYGGYATMAIPAALFVQKYSYKQAILLGLALYAIGALLFWPAAQFEAFGFFLLSLYILTFGLAFLETTANPYILSLGDKTTATRRLNLAQSFNPLGSILGMTVASEVILSSLQSEKNNVDFSALDSATKAIQRTHDLMVIRNPYVILGLVVILMFIVIMVTKMPKIGHQNEIQPMKSFRRLMKNKVYREGVIAQIFYVGVQIMCWTFIIHYAENLGIDKATAQRYNMIAMGIFIASRFLSTLLMKYIRSERLLFLFGVGGMISISGVIFIGGMTGLWCLIVTSGFMSLMFPTIYGIALEQVKEDSTLGAAGLVMAIVGGALMPPLQGLIIDFGKVAWLPAVNASFILPLLSFLVISIYGYRVLNVHRI